The following proteins are co-located in the Conyzicola lurida genome:
- a CDS encoding SDR family NAD(P)-dependent oxidoreductase, giving the protein MATALVTGGTSGIGAAFARALAHRGYDLVLVARNPERLESTAAELRATGVTVDTLPADLSDRADVARVAERISDTRHPIDLLVNNAGFGVHARLTDEDTTELDLALEVMCRTVMVLGGAAGRTMRARGSGAIINVSSTAGLLAMGGYSATKAWVTTYSESLAVELRGTGVRVTALCPGWVRTEFHTRAGISTSSIPAALWIDVDRTVATALRASDRGKVITIPSKRFTVLMWFVRHLPRSAVRSISGAISSSRRKPAAESSATAPSEVGSTE; this is encoded by the coding sequence ATGGCAACTGCTCTCGTCACGGGTGGAACGTCGGGCATCGGAGCGGCATTTGCCCGGGCGCTGGCACACCGTGGATACGATCTCGTGCTTGTCGCGAGGAACCCCGAACGCCTCGAATCGACGGCCGCGGAACTGCGTGCGACCGGTGTCACCGTCGACACCCTGCCGGCCGATCTGTCGGACCGGGCCGATGTCGCCCGGGTCGCCGAACGCATCTCGGACACGCGTCATCCCATCGACCTTCTCGTCAACAACGCCGGCTTCGGCGTGCACGCGCGGCTGACCGACGAGGACACCACCGAGCTCGACCTCGCCCTCGAGGTGATGTGCCGCACGGTCATGGTGCTCGGCGGGGCCGCCGGCCGCACCATGCGCGCCAGGGGATCGGGCGCCATCATCAACGTCTCCAGCACGGCGGGGCTGCTCGCGATGGGCGGCTACTCGGCGACCAAGGCGTGGGTGACGACCTACAGCGAGAGTCTCGCCGTCGAACTGCGCGGCACCGGCGTGCGCGTGACCGCGCTCTGCCCGGGGTGGGTCCGCACCGAATTCCACACGCGGGCCGGCATCTCCACCTCGTCGATCCCGGCTGCGCTCTGGATCGACGTCGACCGCACGGTCGCGACCGCTCTGCGGGCCTCCGACCGGGGCAAGGTCATCACGATCCCGTCGAAACGCTTCACGGTTCTCATGTGGTTTGTGCGCCATCTGCCGCGTTCTGCGGTCCGGTCCATCTCGGGTGCCATATCGTCGAGTAGAAGAAAACCCGCCGCGGAGTCCTCCGCGACCGCACCCAGTGAGGTTGGCTCCACGGAATGA